AAGTGGCATAGCTCCCCCAAGGGGCAACAGATTCAGGCGTTAACTGCGGAAATGGTACCCGTGCTTTTTTGACCACCAAGTCCCCCATTAAAAAACGGTCACTCTGCGATTCACCACGCAACAAAGCGTAATCGACGGTCCATGGTCCAATTCCACTAAGTGATAACCAGTGCGATGGAGAGTCGAGAGGGTGTTGAACAACATACTCCGCCAAACGTTTTAGCGTCTGTTTGCGGCGTTCTGGCATTCGTAAAAAGCTTAAATCATGTGCTTGAACTTGGTGAGGAGTCGGGAAATAGCGAGCAGTTCCTTCCCCGCCGGTCAGTTGAGACACCAATAAGTTGAGTTGCCCAATCGCCGCTTTCACCGAAACCTGCTGCCCAAGTACCGCACGAACGCCCGCCTCCCACGCATTCCAAACACCGGGAATGCGGATCCCTGAACGCAGCACTAACCCGGGTGCAACCTGCTCAAGTTGCGATTCTATCGTAATCAGATCGGCATCCAGATCAAACATTCGCCGCAACCGCGCAACCAAATGGCGCAAATCACTCAAATGCTCCATTTCGAACTCAATCTGTAAGTGGGATTCTTCTCGGCTTGCTTTAAACCAGCCTTTACCTTCACCCAATACAAAATGACGTTGGTAACTTTGTTCATCAACACGCTCTATACCGTCAATCGCCCGCAGGCGATAAAAATCCAACATATGCATCCAGTCAAAGGGACCACGAAACCCTAAGGTGAGTTGGTTACGTGACGGTAAGTTGGCCCGTTCACGCCGAACTTGCGTTGGCGTTAAACGGAACAGCTTTTGAAAGGCATCATTAAAACGTCGAGTGCTTTGAAACCCACTGGCATAAGCCACTTCGGTCACGGACATTCGGCTCGAATGCAGCAGCTGCTTGGCAAACATCAATTGTTGGATCTGGGCGTATTGTTTAGGTGGCATCCCTAAATGGCGCTGAAATAACTGCCGTAAATAGCGATCACTGATCCCTAATCGAGAAGCTAACGCATCCAAATTTCCCTGTAACTCCCCTTGCTCAATCAGCTTCAAAGCCCGTAAAAACGTGGTTTCTGCCCCCTTCCAAGCCCACGAATGCGGCGCACTTTCCGGACGGCAACGCAAGCAAGGTCGGTACCCTGCCGAAACCGCCTGAGCTTGGGTGGTGAAATACTCCACATTCTCTTCTTTCGGCAGATTGGCGGGGCATATCGGGCGACAAAAAATACCCGTGGTTTTCACTGCGACAAAAAAATGCCCATCAAAACGTGGATCACGACTCATCCTAGCTCTTTGATATTCTTCGGTATTAAACGAATTTGACAATGCCATGGTGCGCTCTCCCTGTGCTTTCTTATTCAAAGTCTACGGGCTTTTGCTGACTACGCTAGCCATTTTCGGAACTCAATGCCGAGATCTTACCCAAAAGTTCCTTCAATAATTTTGAACAAGAACATCAGCCTCCCCTGATTATATTGCCAATCATCATCCAATAAACTTCATTCCATCAACCATACAGACCATTTTGGTCATTCAAAAATTTCAACCCAATTGCTCGTTAGCGACTTTCAGCAGAATGGGCAACACTATAGGATTTAATCATGCGTACTGTATTGAAAACCGTTTTAACTTCACCAAGTTCTTGGGCTCCACTCGCGTTGCGTCTTCCTTTAGCCATCATTTTTATGGCGCACGGTGCACAGAAATTGTTTGGTTGGTTCGGTGGTTACGGCTTAGAAGGCACTGGTCAATGGATGGCATCGATTGGTTTAGAACCTGGCGTTGCGATGGCTTTCTTAGCGGGTAGTGGCGAGTTCTTCGGTGGTTTGGCGATTTTGCTAGGCCTACTGACTCGACCAGCCGCTCTAGTACTGTCAGTGACTATGTTAGTCGCCATCTTCAGTGTGCATTTCAGTAGTGGCTTGTTCTTAGCTAATGGCGGTTACGAATTTGGCTTGGCGCTTCTCGCTGGCTCAGTTTCTCTACTTATCTCAGGTGCAGGCCGTTTAAGCGTGGATAACTGGTTAGCACAACGTTAATCGCCTCTTCCTGAGCATGAAAAAGAGGGAATCGTTTCTATCGATTCTCTCTTTTTCTTTCAAACCGCACCTCGATGATGAAAAACATCGGTTCTAGATAGACTTATCCAGCGTTCGTACCGTTAACAGCGGGTCGAGCGTCTTCATTAGCTTCTCAACTTGAACAATCGCTTCTATTGATGAGCTATTTTTGCGATAGCTCAGGTACAAAGGACGTTGCCACTCATTGACCTCAGACACTTGATACAACAGCCCAGATTCAAGCATAGGTTGCACCATGGTTTGCGGTAAGTAGGCACTTCCTCCTTTCTCAAGAATGAAATCGAGCGCAATTCTCGCGGTCGAAGTTCTCAAAAATGGCGCAGGCGCTTTAGGGTGGCGATCCGTATGTTCTGAGGCAAAGCGTGCGCCCCAATCAACATAAACATAGCGATTTTCAAATACACTATCGGCATCGTCAGGACGAGTGGAAACCAGAACCAGAACCAAATCGGCCACTTTTTTGCACTGCAGTTCTTCTGCCTTAATCGGATCCAGTGCAAAGGCCATATCTAAGGTTCGCTCAAGCAAGCCGCGATTCAGTTGCTCTCGCCCCATCACTTCCGCCAAAAAACCGTAACCTTCAAACGTGTCGGTGATCCGGCTTAAACAATGCTGTAAATACGCATCCCAAATGTTTGGCGTACCGCCCAACGTGAGCTGCAACGCTTTACCGCTTTCAAGCGATAATTCAAATTTCGCCTGTTGTAGCGTCGCCACCATGACTTCGGCATACCCCACCAAACGCTCGCCCGCAGAGGTTAATTTGATGTTGTTTCGATCACGGGTAAACAGCTGAGCATCGAAGTGGTTTTCAAGCTGTTTAATGCGTGCGCTCACCGCCGCCTGAGTTAAATACAGATTTTCAGCAGCACGACCAAAGTGGCGTACTTTGGCCAGTTCAAGAAAGGTGCGAAAGACTTTTACGTCCATATAGTTTCCTCTGATGTTACCCGTGAAGATTAACAAGTAAGAAGTATTATGACGATAAAAAATTTTTGTTTTTCTTTTCCGAAGATTACGCCTAACTTTCGCCGTAACCCACGGTTACACGGTGGTTGAACATATTCACACGAGGTTGACATGTCTGAGACAGCATTTCGTCAAGGAAAAAAACGTTTTTTCGATACTAAGAAGTTCCCAAGAGGCTTTGCTAAGTCTGGAGATTTTACTCTGGCAGAAGAGAATATCCTAACTCAGTACGGCGACACTATGCTCAGTTTGGAAAGTGGTGAGTTACAGCCCGAAAATGCGGAAGAAGCGCATTTTTTAAAAGCGCTGGAAAACCCAGAATTGGCAGAGAGCAAGTTAGAAAAAGCTTGGTTGAAATACACCCGTTTGGCACGTGGTCGCAAGCGTTTCCATACGCTGAATGGCCGCAACAAGCCAGATGGTGTTGAAGATTACACCGATGATGAGCCAAGCTTGACTGAGGAAGATTAATCCCTCCTGCGGGCTACATGACTCATTTGTAGCCCATCTGGCATGGATGGACGTGATTTTTTACGTCCCTTTTTGGGGAAAGATGCCCAACCCAGTTTCTACTCTTTATTCTCTTGAAGAGATGTTATCGCTCATCCAGCGAGAGCAGCCTTTTGCGGGAGAACTCGAATCCGCTGGCTGTTTCATCAAGATAGAAAATTATCTTCCTGTGGTGTGTACCGCCATCCATGCAGGAAGCCGTTTGCGTGATGACCTGCTCAAGCAGTGTCAGCTCAGTAAAACTGAACGCAATCTTGAAGAAGCGCCATACACTGATCAATTTATCGCCTCTCAACCCATCACCTTATGTGGTCTTGACTCTCGCTTCGAATACGATTTAAACCGCGCGAAAACCCTCAGTACCCGCTATAAATCGGCGTGGAATCGTCCGTTGAGTGATAAACAGCGTACCGAAAGCCATCGTAAGCACAGTGAGTTTTACCAACTCTATGAAGCCCTGATCCGCAAACTTGAAGCGATGCATGGCATGGTGATTGTGTTTGATATGTACGCTTACAACTATAAACAGCTGGGTGATAAACCCACTCCAGTGTTTAACGTAGGTACGGCACAAATTGATATGCAACGTTGGGGATCAGTGGTCAAGCGTTTCTGTGCTGAATTGAGCAAAATACAGCTGCCCCATATCGAAAATAAAACCGAGATCAACGCAGTATTTGAAGGCCGTGGCTATCTGATCGCTCATACTAACGCCCATTTTGACCGCACTTTGGTATTACCGACCGAAGTGAAAAAAGTCTTTATGGAAGAAGATACCGGCACAGTTTATCCCTTAGTATTGAATGCGCTATGCAGTGGCCTCAAAGGTGCACTCAGTCAAACCAGCGCGTATTTTCAGCGCCGACATAATCGCCGCCGGATCAGCAAAGCCAAAATGCTTGGCTCATCCATCGAGCCCGCGATTTTGAGTATTGATGATGCGCTATCCAAACTGACTCGCAAAGTTGAAACGCTCAAGTACGTCAACCCAACCAATATCAATATTGAGCAGAAGCGTTTTGAAGCGGCACCTAGCCGCTACAAACCCGAGTTTCGCTACAAACAGCTGCCGATCAACGCCAATGAATTTAAACAGCAACTGTATCAACTGCCGATAGAGACTATTTCCGATCCTGACTTAAAGCAGCTATACAGCTCCATGGTGGATAAGCTGAGCGAAAAGATCGACCTACTGACTAGCATCGGTCAAGAGTCTTTCTTGTACAACTCGCTGCGCTTTTATGGTCGACCGAATCGAACAGCAATAGAAAATGCCAAATTTCTGCTGTATGCCAAAACACTCCCCGAAGATAAAGGTCAACTGTATAACGCAGACCAAGCCGCAGAGATCATGCTAAAAAAAGCGCAGGAATGGGGCATGCACTGCCATATCACCCCAACGGCCTCTCTAGCCGCACGCGCGATGGTGAGCGGCAAGAAGCCACCAACCTTGTATCTCAACAGCAAAGTGATGTATTCACATGCCGAAATACAACGCCTTATTCAGCATGAAATTGGAGTGCACTTGGCTACCACGTTCAATGGTCGGATGCAGCCTCTACGAGTATTTTCCATTGGCCTACCAGGGGCAACGGAATCACAAGAAGGCTTGGCCATTTTAGCGGAGTACAAAGCCGGTTATATGTCGCATGAGCGACTGAAAACCTTAGCTACGCGAGTATTAGCGGTGGATTCGATGCTCAAAGAGCACAACTTCTACCAAACCTTTAGTCATCTTACTGAAGACTATGGTGTGGATCGCGATACCGCGTTTGTGACGACGACACGAGTCTACCGTGGTGGGGGTTTTACTAAAGACCACCTCTATCTAGAGGGGTTCATCAACACCTTGCAGCAAGCACAAAAACGCAGCCTAGATAATCTACTGGTTGGCAAATGCAGCTATCAATATCTCGATTTGATTGATGAATTGGTAGAACGTGGGTGGTTAATCAAACCACAATTTCGATTTGATGATTTAGGCAGTGAGCCAGAGCCAACCCTCAAATACTTGATTGAGTCTCTGCGCCACTAACTCACTCGATACAACAGTATCTTTCTCCAAAGCCCTGAAGCAGAACACTGCTCAGGGCTTTTTTAAGAAGACTAATCAGCACATATCCAAGTGACTTAAAACGTCAGGTAAGAAAGGTATCCTGCTTTATTTCGCCAACATGCTCAGCTTTTTCAGGAAACTGTCACGTAAGTGCTCCTGCTCATAGGCCAAATGGTAGGTATTGTGGAAGCCAATTTTTAGCTCAACACCATTACCGCGCATGAAAATGTTATAGCCATCGTAATCTGCGTACGCTTCAATCCCCTCATAAATTTTGCCAAATTCTGTGGGAGAGCCATTTTCCATAACCATCTCATACGCTGACAACACTTTGCTCGGTTCTAGTTCATTTTTCATGATCTCGTTCCTCGACATTTACCCTTATTCAGTATTGATAGTGAAACGCTCGCTTGCCAGTTTGTTGTCTGCGTTAGCTCAAATTTCCACTTAATTTTGTCCATAAATTTTTTGTCGCTTTGCTTTATTTTCACAGACAGAATAAGGTATTTAACTGTACAGGTTGCTGAATATACCCTCAGCCTAGGTCTACAGCCTGCTCGTTTTTAGCAACACTATAATTTTTTGACCTAAAACAATAGCAGTCTTGAACCACTTATTTTATAATGCAAATTAACATATACCCATACTACTTGTTTATAGCTAAGTAGCTTCAGGTAGGAAGGGGATAACAGACATCATAAATATACATCTAGGGGCAATACATGAGACTTATCCCACTGAAAGCCGCAGCACAAGTTGGTAAATGGGCAGCAGCACACATTGTTAAGCGTATCAACGAGTTTCAACCAACCGCTGAGCGTCCTTTTGTTTTGGGTCTGCCAACGGGTGGCACCCCACTTGCCACTTACAAAGCTCTGATTGAACTGCACAAAGCGGGCGAAGTAAGCTTCAAACACGTTGTAACCTTCAACATGGATGAGTATGTGGGCCTAGCGGCAGACCACCCAGAATCTTACCGTTCATTCATGTACAACAACTTCTTCAATCACATTGATATTCAAGAAGAGAACATCAATCTATTGAACGGTAATACCGAAGACCACGAAGCGGAGTGCCAACGTTACGAAGACAAAATCAAGTCTTACGGCAAAATCAACCTGTTCATGGGTGGCGTTGGTAACGATGGTCATATCGCATTCAACGAACCTGCATCATCTCTTTCTTCACGTACTCGTATCAAAACGCTGACCGAAGATACTCGTATCGCTAACTCACGTTTCTTCGATGGCGATATCAACCAAGTTCCTAAGTATGCTCTGACTATCGGTGTAGGCACTCTACTGGATGCTAAAGAAATCATGATCCTTGTCACTGGCCATAACAAAGCGTTAGCACTGCAAGCCGCAGTTGAAGGTAGCGTAAACCACCTGTGGACAGTTTCAGCACTGCAACTGCATCCTAAGGCCGTGATCGTGTGTGATGAACCATCAACTCAAGAGCTGAAAGTGAAAACCGTTAAATACTTCACTGAACTTGAAGCGAAAAACATTGTAGGTTTCTAAGTGTTACGTCATTTTTAGCCTACAAAAACGCCCCGAAGATCGGGGCGTTTTTTATTGGTGTTCATCAGTTCAAACAGCTCTTAACTATCTTTTATCGATTGTGTTTTGAGAAAAATCTAACCGTTCACTCTGTACGTCTTGCGAAAAATCGCTCAATGATGACGTTTCCTCAAACTCGATGAGTGAATCCGCGTCTTGCTCCGCCGAAGCATCAACTGAATCTCCCTTCGTTGGAATTGGAATTTCCCGTTTATATAATTTATTCAGCGCTCGGATCATTGAATGCTTAGTGACAGTCGCTGCCGCCAGTTTACGTTGCAACGGTTTCGCCAATGCTTGCAAGCCGACGATCGATTCAACACCAATCTTTCCGCCAACCCAATCTCGCAAGTTTTTAGCGGGTTCATAACCCATTGAAGCAGAAAGAAACAACCAAATATAAGCAATCGCATTACCATGTGCACCACGATCAATCCATGCTTCTCCAGCATGGAACATCGCTTCGGCATGACCTTTTTCAGAAGAGCGTTCAAGCCAGTAGCACGCCATTGGAAAGTCGCTCGCCCCACCCACACCATGCAATAAGTTCAGCCCAAGCCGCATCATACCTTCAGGGCTTCCCATATGGGCAGCTTTGCTATACCAGAACGTTGAATCAGCAGGCGTCGGCGCGATGTTATCTTTCGACACACACCATCCACCCATAAATAAAATCGCATCCACAAAATTCGCTTCTGCGGCTTCTTGGATAAGACCAATCCCCTTCGAAACGTTCACTTCAATGCCTCGCCCATACAGCCAAGCCAGGCCCGTTTCAAATTTGGCGGCTAAATCTCCTTCCATTCCACGTACACAAGCTTGCCAAAACTTGGCTTTCTCCTTGGCAATCACGTCTTCCCGAATTCGCTGACAAACACGCACAATGCCATACATGGCTGGAATATTGTCAAGATGCGCGGCTTTCTCATACCAAAACAAGGCTTCTTTTAAGCTATTACGTTCCGCCTCTTTGGCTAAAAACAAAATCGTCGGGATATGCCCTGATTCAGCCTTAAACAAACGTTCTTTACGCTCTTGCTCTCGGTTACGCTCCAAGGCTTTACGATACGCCTCTTCTCTCGCTCTGCGTTCTGCTTCTAGTCGCTTACGTCGTACAGATAACACGATCATCCAGACAAAAATCAGGATCAGTGTTAATCCGGTAGCGCCAATCGCAATTCCGATAATATTCATAGTTTCTCTAACTGAGTGCTCGCATTTACCACTACTAATAAATAGTGGACAAAACTAAAAGATGAGTTGAATTGTACTGTACATCCAACGTAGAAACTATGTGCGATAAAAAATGGGTGGAGATCCGCCACCCATTTTTGCTTCTTAAAATCACGGTTCGATTTAGATTCATAGAGTTAAGTCGACTCACTTAACTCACACGATTTCTTCAGAAAATCAATCATGCGCGATACTTTGTCATTATCGCCAAGCAGTGAAGTGTAATAAATGCCTACATTACCGACTTGCTTGGCGTTAATAACAAGCGCCTTCGCATCATGCGCTTCCATCCACTGGTACATCTTACTACTGTACGGCATGACCGCATCCGTACAACGGAGGATATCTAAACTCGCTGCTAATGAATCGACATGATAAATCTGTCGCCCCACATCTTGTGCAAAGACGGTATCCATTTTTGAAATTTGCTGTTCTGCAAGGACCGAACGATGACGTGGATGATCAGGGGTGACTCGTATGACTGGATAAGCCGCTTGTGCGACGTCAAGCTCGGTTTGAGTCTTCCCAGAGAGTAATGGATGTCCAGAACGGACATAAATGGCCTCTTTATCTTGCAATAATGGGATAAATTTCACCTTACATCGCTCACTCAACCCGTACACTTCATGCCCAATAAATAAATCAATTTCACTTTGTACTAAATGGTGCATGAGCGCTAAATTATTCCCAAACTCTAAGTGAATTGAGCTTGCTTCCACATCTTGTAGATAATGGTTCAAAGCATCACGCACAAACAGTTCCCACCAAGCATCTCCCGTACCCAGCTTCAACTTTCCTTTTTCCCTTTGCTGCATATCCTGCAAACGATGCAATAAATGATTATGTTGTTCTTGCTGCTCTTGGACATGTTCTTTGAGTAGTTGACCGTACTCAGTTAACTCAACACCTTTAGAACGGCGATGAAATAGAGTAAAACCAATATCACTTTCTAACTTTTTAATCGCAGCCGTCAAAGAAGGTTGGGTAATATGTAGCCTTTCTGCAGCTTGTTTTATGTTTCCTAGATGAGCAACCATCAGAAAATACCGGTAGTGCTTGTGCATGAATCAGTCACCTTGTTTTGCTTCAGTTCACATTTCCCTATCCAAAGCTCACTAGCATTAAGCGACGCTTTAAGTCTACTCGTGTTATGGGCATGACAAACAATGCATTTAGGCAAACACGCATAGCCAACGACACTGTAGCCCTCAGTAGGAAAGAGAGAATCCATTCTTTCTACGTAAGATAATCATACTCAACACAGAGGGAGCCTTACAAACGGATGATATAGCCATTTTCTATATCATTCAGAGAAATATCAATTTTTTACTTTCTCTTACTCTCGCTATAGTTCAGGCATTCACTTCGTAACGGAGAAAAGACATGCATAAACAATGGTGGCATGATGCCGTTGTATACCAAATTTACCCACGTAGCTTTTGCGATTCTAATCATGATGGTATCGGTGACCTACCTGGCATTATTAGTAAGCTGGATTACCTATCGACTCTTGGTGTCAACGTTCTGTGGTTATCACCTGTTTATCGTTCACCGATGGACGATAACGGCTATGA
This genomic window from Vibrio metoecus contains:
- a CDS encoding DNA-3-methyladenine glycosylase 2 family protein, whose translation is MALSNSFNTEEYQRARMSRDPRFDGHFFVAVKTTGIFCRPICPANLPKEENVEYFTTQAQAVSAGYRPCLRCRPESAPHSWAWKGAETTFLRALKLIEQGELQGNLDALASRLGISDRYLRQLFQRHLGMPPKQYAQIQQLMFAKQLLHSSRMSVTEVAYASGFQSTRRFNDAFQKLFRLTPTQVRRERANLPSRNQLTLGFRGPFDWMHMLDFYRLRAIDGIERVDEQSYQRHFVLGEGKGWFKASREESHLQIEFEMEHLSDLRHLVARLRRMFDLDADLITIESQLEQVAPGLVLRSGIRIPGVWNAWEAGVRAVLGQQVSVKAAIGQLNLLVSQLTGGEGTARYFPTPHQVQAHDLSFLRMPERRKQTLKRLAEYVVQHPLDSPSHWLSLSGIGPWTVDYALLRGESQSDRFLMGDLVVKKARVPFPQLTPESVAPWGSYATFHCWSH
- a CDS encoding DoxX family protein — protein: MRTVLKTVLTSPSSWAPLALRLPLAIIFMAHGAQKLFGWFGGYGLEGTGQWMASIGLEPGVAMAFLAGSGEFFGGLAILLGLLTRPAALVLSVTMLVAIFSVHFSSGLFLANGGYEFGLALLAGSVSLLISGAGRLSVDNWLAQR
- a CDS encoding LysR family transcriptional regulator; amino-acid sequence: MDVKVFRTFLELAKVRHFGRAAENLYLTQAAVSARIKQLENHFDAQLFTRDRNNIKLTSAGERLVGYAEVMVATLQQAKFELSLESGKALQLTLGGTPNIWDAYLQHCLSRITDTFEGYGFLAEVMGREQLNRGLLERTLDMAFALDPIKAEELQCKKVADLVLVLVSTRPDDADSVFENRYVYVDWGARFASEHTDRHPKAPAPFLRTSTARIALDFILEKGGSAYLPQTMVQPMLESGLLYQVSEVNEWQRPLYLSYRKNSSSIEAIVQVEKLMKTLDPLLTVRTLDKSI
- a CDS encoding DUF413 domain-containing protein produces the protein MSETAFRQGKKRFFDTKKFPRGFAKSGDFTLAEENILTQYGDTMLSLESGELQPENAEEAHFLKALENPELAESKLEKAWLKYTRLARGRKRFHTLNGRNKPDGVEDYTDDEPSLTEED
- a CDS encoding flavohemoglobin expression-modulating QEGLA motif protein yields the protein MPNPVSTLYSLEEMLSLIQREQPFAGELESAGCFIKIENYLPVVCTAIHAGSRLRDDLLKQCQLSKTERNLEEAPYTDQFIASQPITLCGLDSRFEYDLNRAKTLSTRYKSAWNRPLSDKQRTESHRKHSEFYQLYEALIRKLEAMHGMVIVFDMYAYNYKQLGDKPTPVFNVGTAQIDMQRWGSVVKRFCAELSKIQLPHIENKTEINAVFEGRGYLIAHTNAHFDRTLVLPTEVKKVFMEEDTGTVYPLVLNALCSGLKGALSQTSAYFQRRHNRRRISKAKMLGSSIEPAILSIDDALSKLTRKVETLKYVNPTNINIEQKRFEAAPSRYKPEFRYKQLPINANEFKQQLYQLPIETISDPDLKQLYSSMVDKLSEKIDLLTSIGQESFLYNSLRFYGRPNRTAIENAKFLLYAKTLPEDKGQLYNADQAAEIMLKKAQEWGMHCHITPTASLAARAMVSGKKPPTLYLNSKVMYSHAEIQRLIQHEIGVHLATTFNGRMQPLRVFSIGLPGATESQEGLAILAEYKAGYMSHERLKTLATRVLAVDSMLKEHNFYQTFSHLTEDYGVDRDTAFVTTTRVYRGGGFTKDHLYLEGFINTLQQAQKRSLDNLLVGKCSYQYLDLIDELVERGWLIKPQFRFDDLGSEPEPTLKYLIESLRH
- a CDS encoding DUF3081 domain-containing protein translates to MKNELEPSKVLSAYEMVMENGSPTEFGKIYEGIEAYADYDGYNIFMRGNGVELKIGFHNTYHLAYEQEHLRDSFLKKLSMLAK
- the nagB gene encoding glucosamine-6-phosphate deaminase; its protein translation is MRLIPLKAAAQVGKWAAAHIVKRINEFQPTAERPFVLGLPTGGTPLATYKALIELHKAGEVSFKHVVTFNMDEYVGLAADHPESYRSFMYNNFFNHIDIQEENINLLNGNTEDHEAECQRYEDKIKSYGKINLFMGGVGNDGHIAFNEPASSLSSRTRIKTLTEDTRIANSRFFDGDINQVPKYALTIGVGTLLDAKEIMILVTGHNKALALQAAVEGSVNHLWTVSALQLHPKAVIVCDEPSTQELKVKTVKYFTELEAKNIVGF
- a CDS encoding tetratricopeptide repeat protein encodes the protein MNIIGIAIGATGLTLILIFVWMIVLSVRRKRLEAERRAREEAYRKALERNREQERKERLFKAESGHIPTILFLAKEAERNSLKEALFWYEKAAHLDNIPAMYGIVRVCQRIREDVIAKEKAKFWQACVRGMEGDLAAKFETGLAWLYGRGIEVNVSKGIGLIQEAAEANFVDAILFMGGWCVSKDNIAPTPADSTFWYSKAAHMGSPEGMMRLGLNLLHGVGGASDFPMACYWLERSSEKGHAEAMFHAGEAWIDRGAHGNAIAYIWLFLSASMGYEPAKNLRDWVGGKIGVESIVGLQALAKPLQRKLAAATVTKHSMIRALNKLYKREIPIPTKGDSVDASAEQDADSLIEFEETSSLSDFSQDVQSERLDFSQNTIDKR
- a CDS encoding LysR family transcriptional regulator; this encodes MHKHYRYFLMVAHLGNIKQAAERLHITQPSLTAAIKKLESDIGFTLFHRRSKGVELTEYGQLLKEHVQEQQEQHNHLLHRLQDMQQREKGKLKLGTGDAWWELFVRDALNHYLQDVEASSIHLEFGNNLALMHHLVQSEIDLFIGHEVYGLSERCKVKFIPLLQDKEAIYVRSGHPLLSGKTQTELDVAQAAYPVIRVTPDHPRHRSVLAEQQISKMDTVFAQDVGRQIYHVDSLAASLDILRCTDAVMPYSSKMYQWMEAHDAKALVINAKQVGNVGIYYTSLLGDNDKVSRMIDFLKKSCELSEST